In the Sarcophilus harrisii chromosome 1, mSarHar1.11, whole genome shotgun sequence genome, one interval contains:
- the PPP1CC gene encoding serine/threonine-protein phosphatase PP1-gamma catalytic subunit isoform X2, translating into MLFLCLPESNSHYKLPTVRGSKPGKNVQLQENEIRGLCLKSREIFLSQPILLELEAPLKICGDIHGQYYDLLRLFEYGGFPPESNYLFLGDYVDRGKQSLETICLLLAYKIKYPENFFLLRGNHECASINRIYGFYDECKRRYNIKLWKTFTDCFNCLPIAAIVDEKIFCCHGGLSPDLQSMEQIRRIMRPTDVPDQGLLCDLLWSDPDKDVLGWGENDRGVSFTFGAEVVAKFLHKHDLDLICRAHQVVEDGYEFFAKRQLVTLFSAPNYCGEFDNAGAMMSVDETLMCSFQILKPAEKKKPNASRPVTPPRVASGLNPSIQKASNYRNNTVLYE; encoded by the exons TGAGAGGGTCGAAGCCTGGCAAAAATGTCCAACTACAAGAGAATGAAATCAGAGGACTGTGCTTGAAATCACGGGAAATTTTCCTCAGTCAGCCTATCCTATTAGAACTTGAAGCACCACTAAAAATTTGTG GTGATATTCATGGACAATATTATGATCTGCTTCGGCTTTTTGAGTATGGTGGTTTCCCACCAGAAAGCAACTACCTGTTTCTCGGAGACTACGTGGATAGAGGGAAGCAGTCCTTAGAAACTATCTGCCTTCTACTGGCCTACAAAATCAAATAcccagagaatttttttcttcttagaggGAACCATGAATGTGCCAGCATCAATAGAATTTATGGATTTTATGATGAAT GTAAAAGAAGATACAACATTAAACTATGGAAAACCTTTACGGACTGCTTTAATTGCTTACCAATTGCAGCCATTGTGGATGAGAAAATATTCTGCTGTCATGGAG GTTTATCACCAGATCTTCAGTCCATGGAGCAGATTCGACGAATTATGCGACCGACTGATGTACCTGATCAAGGTCTTCTTTGTGATCTCTTGTGGTCTGACCCTGATAAAGACGTCTTAGGCTGGGGTGAAAATGACAGAGGCGTGTCCTTCACATTTGGGGCCGAAGTGGTTGCCAAATTTCTCCATAAGCATGATTTGGATCTTATATGTAGAGCCCACCAG GTGGTTGAAGATGGATATGAATTTTTTGCAAAGAGGCAATTGGTAACACTCTTTTCTGCCCCAAATTATTGTGGTGAATTTGACAATGCAGGTGCCATGATGAGTGTGGATGAAACCCTAATGTGTTCTTTTCAG ATCCTGAAACCTGCCGAGAAGAAGAAGCCCAATGCCAGCAGACCTGTCACGCCACCACGGG TTGCATCAGGCCTGAACCCGTCCATTCAGAAAGCttcaaattatagaaacaatactGTTCTATACGAGTGA
- the PPP1CC gene encoding serine/threonine-protein phosphatase PP1-gamma catalytic subunit isoform X1: MADIDKLNIDSIIQRLLEVRGSKPGKNVQLQENEIRGLCLKSREIFLSQPILLELEAPLKICGDIHGQYYDLLRLFEYGGFPPESNYLFLGDYVDRGKQSLETICLLLAYKIKYPENFFLLRGNHECASINRIYGFYDECKRRYNIKLWKTFTDCFNCLPIAAIVDEKIFCCHGGLSPDLQSMEQIRRIMRPTDVPDQGLLCDLLWSDPDKDVLGWGENDRGVSFTFGAEVVAKFLHKHDLDLICRAHQVVEDGYEFFAKRQLVTLFSAPNYCGEFDNAGAMMSVDETLMCSFQILKPAEKKKPNASRPVTPPRVASGLNPSIQKASNYRNNTVLYE, from the exons TGAGAGGGTCGAAGCCTGGCAAAAATGTCCAACTACAAGAGAATGAAATCAGAGGACTGTGCTTGAAATCACGGGAAATTTTCCTCAGTCAGCCTATCCTATTAGAACTTGAAGCACCACTAAAAATTTGTG GTGATATTCATGGACAATATTATGATCTGCTTCGGCTTTTTGAGTATGGTGGTTTCCCACCAGAAAGCAACTACCTGTTTCTCGGAGACTACGTGGATAGAGGGAAGCAGTCCTTAGAAACTATCTGCCTTCTACTGGCCTACAAAATCAAATAcccagagaatttttttcttcttagaggGAACCATGAATGTGCCAGCATCAATAGAATTTATGGATTTTATGATGAAT GTAAAAGAAGATACAACATTAAACTATGGAAAACCTTTACGGACTGCTTTAATTGCTTACCAATTGCAGCCATTGTGGATGAGAAAATATTCTGCTGTCATGGAG GTTTATCACCAGATCTTCAGTCCATGGAGCAGATTCGACGAATTATGCGACCGACTGATGTACCTGATCAAGGTCTTCTTTGTGATCTCTTGTGGTCTGACCCTGATAAAGACGTCTTAGGCTGGGGTGAAAATGACAGAGGCGTGTCCTTCACATTTGGGGCCGAAGTGGTTGCCAAATTTCTCCATAAGCATGATTTGGATCTTATATGTAGAGCCCACCAG GTGGTTGAAGATGGATATGAATTTTTTGCAAAGAGGCAATTGGTAACACTCTTTTCTGCCCCAAATTATTGTGGTGAATTTGACAATGCAGGTGCCATGATGAGTGTGGATGAAACCCTAATGTGTTCTTTTCAG ATCCTGAAACCTGCCGAGAAGAAGAAGCCCAATGCCAGCAGACCTGTCACGCCACCACGGG TTGCATCAGGCCTGAACCCGTCCATTCAGAAAGCttcaaattatagaaacaatactGTTCTATACGAGTGA